From the Arctopsyche grandis isolate Sample6627 chromosome 2, ASM5162203v2, whole genome shotgun sequence genome, the window AGCTTGACAATATcttttatacttaaattttcGTATGGGAAATGTTGGCACAGATCAAATATTTCCCAGATGGTAATAGCGAACGACCATACTGTACCTGGACATGTGTATCGTTTCTGAAATTAACAATtgaatcaaataaatacattttatatgtacatatatatatatgtatatatatatatatattttttgaaatataaccAACCAGTAAAGTGCATTCCCAGCTTAGCCATCTGATTGGCAGTGGCTTTGCACCTTCTTGTATATAATAGTGTTCCGAGTACAGTGGGGAATACATTGCCGTGTCCgtaaccttaattttgtttccCGGAAACATTAATATGTTtctgaaataaaacaataatattataaaccgTAAACAGtgccaatttttatattgtattatcgATGTCGACGGAAATGGGCAATCACCTAGCGGCTAAATCTTTATGTACGGCCTCTCTGGCTTCCAGGTATTTCATCGCTGaacatatttgtaaaattattgaaaGAAATACTGGAAATctgaaattagaattatttaacaattattaaaacattattcatCGCTGTTTATCTAAGGGGCGTAATTAATTGCACTTAAGTTTGGATCATATACACTTTGGTAAAAACAATTTGCACTTGGGCATATATAATTGcagggtgaccgtcaccgcaccgaatgttaaaaagtcgaaaatgttcgtttaccatgcatacatatgaaaaacggttagtatatatttcagtggcgtgcggtaaaagtctctctcccccgtTGTACTTAATTTGcgtcacttaatttgcgcgagcaggatacagcagaaacaagaggaacaggcttttcctcccgtatcctgcgcacgcacattaacCAAGGCTGTATGAcgaaaagagagataatttcaccgcatgccactcatatattatatatacatacatagtaccgtttaccatgcactctttttttcgatatttgttttttcgggcttttcactttcggttccgtgaggtagacccataattGCACTTAGGTTTAAATAGTATACACTTGGTACATGGAACTTATATTCCAACAGTTTGAACTAACTTTTGAACAGTTTACAATGAGATTTGGAAAATTTGCACTAAGATCTGGACAATTTGCACTCAAATTTGAATAGtttgcaatataaaattatcaatctACAGGGTAAAAGTTGTAAAACAAAAAACACCATGTTTAAGCGaattatattagaaataccCAGCAAAGTCGTGTAAAAACCctagtgtataatattttgcataGGCTTACCTTATATAGTCAGGATTATTGGATTTTCTTAGATATTGATACAAATCGCCAGCATGTGTGTATTCAAACACAGCCAATGGTGGATTTTGAGTCGTGACAAGTCCAACCAGTCGAGATAAGGATGGATGATCCATGCTTCCTAAATATTTCAGTTCTTCTAAGTATTCTCTGAATGAGGCATCTTTTCTTGTCATTTTGACAGTTTTCAATTGGACTATTCTTGAAGTTCCCGGTGATATTGGTTTTGAATTTTTCGTTTCATATATAGAaatctaaatatgtaaaaaaaataatcctaGATTTAATCGATTAATGTATAAACAAGATTATACtgagattatttatttaaagtttggaccatcgtGGCATTATAGGAactcctaatgcgccacaatggtcgaaaatatacataaaaaaaaccaatatataataagtagtgacaaaatataaaagaatagttaaatataaggagataaattgggaatgtcttgcatcaacagCACGAATATATCGTCGGTACATATATTGGCAGAAAATGGTAACAAGTCAAAAATtggatgttttgaattaaattttatttttgaatttgttaaccctttgagtgctgatgtgttttctgttgaaagccctccacgctgaaaatttcgcctacatttccaactagaattagttggaaatccaatagaaagcaggtataaaaattaggCAGCTGAAAATTAAACtactgccgaggatttcgagttttgtaaaggtgtgtttagactctctaatatatcttgcaacaatataaaataaacaaaagtctattaattaatgtaattttccaaaactagttccatcttcttcattgttaaaatgtaatgctcacaatccaaATGCctagccacaatctaaaatactcaaatagcagttagggatttccatcgggaaattctgctatggttataaattcagaaattccagtgtaaagCAGTGTTTATAAGCATTGACACGGATCACACGactcatgttcaatgcatttttttttcaatgctacctggaaaggctttagcgggtagtattcttgtttactttataCATGCTCGAAATACAACACTATCAGAgtttttcaggctcatggacttgttggcaaaacgccgatcggcgttggtcagcattcaaagggttagtaaaaaaatgaataatgatttaGGTTACAAATTAGAGAGCTTCAAACAATTTGATTTCCCTAAAAATGGATTTTCTCACAACAAAGATTTTTGACCTTAAGCTTTCTACCAGTATACCGACAATATGGGTTtgatgcaaacgatcgacaagcgccagacggactgaaccacagattaactggatggctgctttaaaggCAATTCtcaacttcacgaatgatagattgcacatcagatgacgagtaacctttcgatgtgcacagatgcaattattaaaattgagttggatctttctggcgagtttaataaggcaaaattcggaactaaagtatcagaagcaccgaacgtatacagggtaggtatgtcgggacttcgggtagatttcgcttagtgtaagtgcggaCGCacaaggtacacgtgtcgttaatctgtggttcagtctgtctggcgcttttcgatcgtttgcaccgcatcgcgataatatgtatgtacaagaaccattcataaatacaaaacatccccatgaggcccgaatggaagagagaagatcaaaataatcacattcaattatgaaaataataaacaaatactcataaatatacataagcccaaagttaattttatttaataaaatgtactgttttatttataaaaaacttacTTCTTGTGATCCAAGTgtaccaatttttaaaattagccgAAGGGAAGTGATCGGAATTGCGTTGAAGTCaacttcaacttctggaaacgATCTTCTGAAAGCTGGAGATATATTCCAAATTGTAATAGCGCCCGTGTCCTgtaattgataatttttaacactgttaattgatttatttacttTGGGCTTATTGTTTATTCATtcttattcatattcataccaCCTTGCTGGTGGTGGAGCATCTTCCATGTAATTTTTTCAGATCGGACAAGCTGAACGTTTTATCGTTATTGTCAATGCGATTATCGTGTTGAAgatttttggaatatttttctCTTCCTTGGGTTTTTGAGCTGAAGACGCTGAATCGAgcagcatcatcatcatcgtcttcGTCGGCAGGCTTCTTCATTGCTGAGCTCAGAGTCATGAATCTTTGCACTGGTACATCGTCCTGAAAAAGTTTCACGGTCAGCGCTCGCCGATCCCACACATACAAAAGCACAATATGTACATGGAATAACACAAGTATATGTAATgtcatttaaatgaaatatataatatggcgCAAATGCTGAAAGGGATtggaaaaaatgataaaaacacaCAAATATTCAAAAAGCATATTTTTCCGATAGCGCTATACTGAACATCACACCGCagtacataaaattatttaagtaaAAGCATTTTTGCGCCAGCAAAACtcatttaaactaaaaaatatgcgccagcaattttaaaatcaaactaaTATAAATACACTCTGATTGAAAAACCCATACCAGATTAAATTTACTAACATTATCCGCTGCGAAATTAACAAAAACATGGGTAATTGTGTTTCATTTACACATTTCGATCATTGATCAATTGAatctacagattttttttacaggaaAGCTAATTCTTTAGCCTGTCATTACATGGTTTTgatacattaattgaaaatactttGATATTCGAGTCGTATAAACTTgacaacactagtttatacaGTAATCTcaaaaatatgattaatttgTGAATTCTAATCATCATTCGAAAGGAGGAGATTTGAGATTACTTTCttttacacacatataatatatttgctgAAAGTTGTCTGCACTCCTTCAAATGAATCACATGCTAATAATACTTTTGAGATTACTCGTACAGCGATCGACTAAATACAAGTTTGATTACCCTTGAATTCGAAGGCACGACCCTGTAATAGTCGAGGGGTCCATCTTCGGAGTCGTTAAGGCAATCTATGTGTATGCCGTCTTGCAGGATGTTGGGCAGGTTGTTGTGATTGAACGAACACTTGGTGGGTGCCAGCGAGACGATGGCTCTACTCCTGAGACTCTCTGGGGAAACAGCTGTCACCAACATCGGCCTGGAGCTGGTGTGGTCGAGGCTGTATGTAGGCATTGGCGGCTGGTAGCCCAATTCGTACGCCGACAGACGATCGGGATCTAGGTCTAGTTCTAAGTATCCGTGGCCGAATCCAGAAGCCAGGTCAGCGTTGGCACTGTGGTTGGGAGTCCCATGACCCATTTGCTCGTTCCTGCTCGACTCGTATCCTCCCATCTGGCTATGGGTTGAGCTCATGCTGACGCTGTTGTTGGCCACGCCGTTCGGGTAGTATGCATTTTGGGATTCGGCTGCTGCAGCTCTTCGACCTTGGGACATACGCCCTGTTCGGGGTTGCTCCGTCCTTATTTCACCAGTTTCGCTGGCCGCTGGTGCCAAATTTGAGAAAAGGTCCTAAAAATCAAATTGTAAGTTATTTAAACGACAATATCAATCATACATAGTTttcatgggtctacctcacgggcccgattgtgaaacgcccgaaaacgcaaatatcggaaggcaaagatcgaaaatcgaaagatcttaagtcgaaagataaaaaaagggtgcatggtaaacggtacatactcacttaatttgcgcgagcaggatacaacaggaacaagaggaacaggcttttcctcccgtattctgcgcgcgcacattaatacgggaggaaaagcctgttcctcttgttcctgttgtatcctgctcgcgcaaattaagtgagtatgtatcgtataccatgcacccttcttttttgatctttcgaatttcgatctttgccttttagggcgtttcacattcgggctcgtcacggagaccgagttTTCATATGTCTGAAAATTTTCACAAcaacaatataatttaaagtaaTGGGATGACCTTGCTTTATGCGGGAATCACATCATCTGATTTACCGGACTGACTCACTTATATTCGAAAGGGGAATAAATAAttgaacctatgtatgtatgtatataggtttttcattgcaaattgaccctttttcatttttttaatttaatcgaaAAGGGggctatatataaaatataattgaacttACATATTGAacactataatatgtatatgtataattgaactTACATATTAaacacttatattttattttaattacatatatacggctgcaaggaccattgaattaattttgacaattaattaagtacaaaattaatctattgagacatctatggatttagattttgtgcacaattattacaaattatacacacaataaatacattatagatttttgtgacaacaagaaaggatttatttgccaatttgaggaaccgttacaacaatgatcagataaaattggcaaactctgataagcaacgatcgatttggagtcaaaaaacccccaaatctaaccagcagtttttggcggatcgaaccagtgatcgcatggtgctaaaaatatacgctaccattaagctaaactgctggctaattgaatatataattgaacttggtatactttaactttatttcaaatgtaaaaaatatatactattcaCTTAGTACACTAATTATAATGGttataaaaactaattttattggaaaacttaaaaatacttttgtaatttttaatcgtgcgaagccgggtaaaatcactagtatacatacacatatatatatatataaactttagttgaatgtattcaacattaaataaattattccaacatttaacaaacggttcggtgattattccacaaaaagcgatctcgcacaagtCACAAAAAACTCGagcacggaatatctggcactcgagttctcgttagtataatatttcgcgtggttgcctttcgattgatggagttttcggGTTTCAGATGTTTCGTAATCGAGATTTCAGTGaattgcgcgagatcgctttttgcggaataaccACCGAACCGTTCGTTGAATgttggaataatttatttaatgacgaatacattcaactaaagtttatatacatatgtatgtatactagtgattttacccggcttcactcggtatttgtaatataaaccgcttgaatatggctaatctaacagtaaacattgtattaaatttatttgaatagttttgttttatttgaatattcatttgttttttttattaaatttgacgtcacggattctacgaaccaaaacttacatacatacaaagtctctttcgaaattataaattagatttattatggagtgtacattatttttacgaaagtgaatatggtcaaaatttaagttcaattACATAATTAACACCCTATTCAAAGAGTTAATCTAAATTTACCGAATCGTTGCGGCTAATTGGGATAAGATGATAGGATTACCGCATAACGCGAGTAAAATGATATTGGCCCaccttaatattaatattcaaaGTGTTTTTTAATATGGATGCAGTGTTTTGCGAGGAGTACTTGTGATTCTTCTTCAGAAACACGATCGGCACGAAGATGAGAAGCAGCACCGATATCAGCACACTCAATATGACGATTATGCTTGTAGATCGAGACGCTGAAACGAGTTAAATATGAAAACTTTTCAAACGTTGATCTTACAGACGAAGTTCGGATTAGGTGTTACGACATTTACAGTGAAGTTTGAACTCCCCAGTTGGGAAGGGCGATAAAAAATTCAACACGATTTTGTCTAGGAGAAAAGTTGCTTACCTGTGAGACGGCGATCCACGtcgcttataaatattgaattttccaaCAGATGCTCGAAAGATTTCTGCTCTGTCTCCTCTGCGATGCTTACGTTTACAGTTTCTGAAACATAAATTATGCGAGATCAGAACATTTTACAGTCACAAGAGGCTTGATACTCTACATTCTCACTATTCAGATGGGTTCCGGAGAGCTCATTCGaaaattaaatggaaaattcgagtaaaaaaaagcaattgaaaattgtagatAGGGTATTTACATATACGAACCTGCGTTAAAGTACACTTCGGACAGCATGAGCCATTCCGAGGCGAAATACAATCGAATACGTATAAATTTGGCCAGTCGGCCACCCTGTATGTCAATGGTCACATTTCGAGCCTTTTGGGAGGCTTTGTCCTCTTTTTCAAAGTGTACCACCGGCTCACCGTTGAAATATCTACCGCCTATGCTGAAGAATACTACTGCCGTGCTGAATATCTGAAAAGATTCCGAATGTTTTTA encodes:
- the LOC143922296 gene encoding discoidin domain-containing receptor tyrosine kinase B-like, whose product is MGPMSHCSKKSVFKSLHFCMSALGMESGEIRNSSINATSSHVNFLGPSNARLNREVGGGGWCPKVQIEPGVREYMQVNLERPHLVTAVATQGRYHSGRGQEYTEEYTVEYWRPGMTKWQQYSRWDDKMIFGGNSDTTTVVQQQLTPPVHATNVRIVPYSPMLRTVCMRIELYGCLDENDGRCACCNLPIWSLLYPAYFLSQHALHSCVPTQLCTINVLELCIGGSQPFNYCISNYKVLLCIVRDPNERPKSLHSIYSTNPEVHTEPPLTPELFDLLFVPPYKGQNLKVIRIEGLLVNVEEGSDVKFIVNVTLQNKLYKICGSVNIGGLLSYSAPDPSAEKGDHVDKKYDGWKDSSGNIVGGLGVLTDGQVGGDFFSLDLGFAKGNGWVAWKNSSFEDNYMEIGFEFNAIKNISQIKLFANNYYSRDVQIFSTAVVFFSIGGRYFNGEPVVHFEKEDKASQKARNVTIDIQGGRLAKFIRIRLYFASEWLMLSEVYFNAETVNVSIAEETEQKSFEHLLENSIFISDVDRRLTASRSTSIIVILSVLISVLLLIFVPIVFLKKNHKYSSQNTASILKNTLNINIKDLFSNLAPAASETGEIRTEQPRTGRMSQGRRAAAAESQNAYYPNGVANNSVSMSSTHSQMGGYESSRNEQMGHGTPNHSANADLASGFGHGYLELDLDPDRLSAYELGYQPPMPTYSLDHTSSRPMLVTAVSPESLRSRAIVSLAPTKCSFNHNNLPNILQDGIHIDCLNDSEDGPLDYYRVVPSNSRDDVPVQRFMTLSSAMKKPADEDDDDDAARFSVFSSKTQGREKYSKNLQHDNRIDNNDKTFSLSDLKKLHGRCSTTSKDTGAITIWNISPAFRRSFPEVEVDFNAIPITSLRLILKIGTLGSQEISIYETKNSKPISPGTSRIVQLKTVKMTRKDASFREYLEELKYLGSMDHPSLSRLVGLVTTQNPPLAVFEYTHAGDLYQYLRKSNNPDYIRFPVFLSIILQICSAMKYLEAREAVHKDLAARNILMFPGNKIKVTDTAMYSPLYSEHYYIQEGAKPLPIRWLSWECTLLKRYTCPGTVWSFAITIWEIFDLCQHFPYENLSIKDIVKLAEDHLLKQEINEIHPRPPLCPEDIYKLMLNCWERKSKNRPTFNEIYNFLKSKYIDLVPIDDHF